A DNA window from Ipomoea triloba cultivar NCNSP0323 chromosome 10, ASM357664v1 contains the following coding sequences:
- the LOC116031615 gene encoding uncharacterized protein LOC116031615 yields MMMMRQDFSAGGGGAASDPNCCRNCGVKERPLHEVCHRGNFRKVCTSCVLRLHPQSFCPTCFTVYNPSQPHSSMNDVVTCFKCYSASHSQCVGPSPPTPYVCPICVSPNSPLFAPKRTKDANADAKFENDDNSFRVVDKKAARVFLAAARIAIMSTSKAALAAKAEAEKRAKEAAITRKRAREALEHLSNLVAMEKMRRKEFLLPPPDVSQPGGLVHMSDNKGWNMGTAKMPAAVQVQHDDRNRFRNLNRVETSSEVLAALNAVGLRERERLQEHEVQNPAKNVNMMDVEENGGSTMPSDLVNSGSVVQSHGGGIQIDKSGNVGNVDNIENCNGRGMRINNGTVPIPSVEDRNQQIQRIQAGEQINSSLKQ; encoded by the coding sequence atgatgatgatgagacaAGACTTTTCTGCCGGAGGCGGCGGCGCGGCGTCGGACCCCAACTGTTGCCGGAATTGCGGCGTCAAGGAACGCCCGCTTCACGAAGTCTGCCACCGGGGAAACTTCCGGAAGGTTTGCACTTCCTGCGTCCTAAGGCTCCACCCGCAGTCCTTCTGCCCTACCTGCTTCACCGTCTACAACCCTTCCCAACCTCATTCCTCCATGAACGACGTCGTTACCTGCTTTAAGTGCTACTCCGCCTCCCATTCCCAGTGCGTGGGCCCCAGCCCCCCGACGCCTTACGTTTGCCCCATTTGTGTTAGCCCTAATTCGCCGTTATTTGCCCCCAAGAGGACCAAGGACGCGAATGCGGATGCCAAATTTGAGAATGATGATAATAGCTTCAGGGTCGTTGACAAGAAGGCGGCGAGGGTTTTTCTGGCGGCCGCTAGGATTGCAATCATGTCGACTAGTAAGGCGGCTTTAGCTGCTAAGGCAGAGGCCGAGAAGCGCGCCAAGGAGGCTGCTATTACAAGGAAACGCGCAAGGGAAGCTTTGGAGCACTTGTCCAATCTCGTGGCCATGGAAAAGATGAGGAGAAAGGAGTTCTTATTGCCGCCTCCAGATGTCTCGCAGCCTGGTGGTTTAGTCCATATGAGCGACAATAAAGGTTGGAATATGGGCACTGCTAAGATGCCAGCAGCAGTTCAAGTTCAACATGATGATAGGAATAGATTTCGTAATTTAAACAGGGTAGAAACTTCTAGTGAGGTTTTGGCAGCACTGAATGCAGTTGGTctgagggagagggagaggttGCAAGAGCACGAGGTTCAAAATCCAGCGAAAAATGTCAACATGATGGATGTGGAGGAGAATGGGGGATCAACAATGCCTTCTGATTTGGTTAATTCGGGATCGGTTGTTCAGAGTCATGGTGGTGGGATCCAGATTGATAAGTCTGGAAATGTGGGCAATGTGGATAACATTGAGAATTGTAATGGTCGGGGTATGAGAATAAATAATGGGACAGTTCCTATACCATCTGTGGAGGATAGAAATCAGCAGATCCAACGTATTCAAGCTGGGGAGCAGATTAATAGTTCCTTGAAACAATAA